The Myxococcales bacterium genomic sequence GGTGCCCACCCGTGCCGAAGCGGTGCACTGGTCGCAAAGCCCGGTCCCGGTGCGGAGCCTCGTCTCCCTCGACGGCAAGGTGTACCGATTGATGGGCAAAGCGCCCGGCTTCGTGCCCGCGGCCCGCACGACGAGCGCGCAGGTCACGCCCACGCGCACCCTCTTTCGCTATACGCAAGACGGCGTGGAGCTCGAGCTCGCGTTCTTGACGCCCACGCTGCCCGAGAACCTGGATCTGGTCTCGCGCCCCGTGACCTATGTGGTGTGGCGGCTCACGGCGAAGGACGGCAAGCCCCACGACGTATCGATTTACTTCGACATCTCGGGCCTGGCCACGGTGAATGATCACGACCAGGCCGTGACGTGGCAAGAGCGGCAGCTTCACGGGCTGACCGTGCTGCGCATGGGCAGCGCCACGCAGGCGGTGTTGGCGAAAAGTGGCGACGAGCGCCGCATCGACTGGGGGCACCTCTTCGTGGCGGTGCCCACCGCCGCGCACAGGGGCGTGTTCGCAGGCAAGAGCGAAGCCAGCCTCATGGCCTTCGCCGAAGGCAAGCCGCTGCCGAAGACGGGGGCAGAGGGACAGGGCCTTGCCGTCAAAGAGGTGCGGCCGGTGATGGCCTTCGAGCTGCCGCTTGCCTTGTCTGCCACCAAGCCGGCAGAGGCGCACGTCACGCTCGCCTACGACGACATCTTCTCCGTGGAGTTTCTCGGCCAACGCCTCGAGGGTTACTGGAAAACGAAGTTCTTCGGCATCGAGAGCCTGCTATTGGCATCGGAGGCCGAGCGCCCTGCCCTCGAGGCACGCTGCGAGGCCTACGATCGTGAGCTCATGAGCCGCGCCCAGCGGGCAGGTGGCCGGGAATACGCCGAGCTCTGCGCGCTGGCCCACCGGCAAACCATGGCCGCGCACAAGGTGGTGCGAGGCCCGGGGGGCGAGCCCTTTGCGTTCTCCAAAGAAAACTGGAGCAACGGATCCATGGGCACGGTGGACGTGTTCTATCCAGCGGCTCCGTACTTTCTCACACTCAACCCCGAGCTCTTGAAGGCGCAGATGACCCCCATCTTCGTCTACGCCGCGTCGGGCCGCTGGCGCTGGCCCTATGCCCCGCACGACGTGGGCACCTACCCGCTTGGCAATGGCCAAACCTACGGGGGCGGCGAGGCCAGCGAAGATCGGCAAATGCCCGTGGAGGAAAGTGGCAACATGCTGATCCTCAGCTACGCGATCGCCAAGCGGGAGGGCCACGCGCGCTACGCGTCGCGGTTCTGGAGCCGCCTGAGCCTGTGGGCCGAGTACTTGCTGGCCAAGGGCTATGATCCCGAAAATCAACTCTCGACCGACGATTTCGCCGGCCATCTGGCGCACAACACGAACCTGTCCGTGAAGGCCATCCTGGGCCTGGCGTCGTATGGAGCGCTTTGCAAAATGCGGGGCCTCGACGCGCGGGCGCAGGTATTTCATAAGGCCGCTTCGGCCATGGCGCGCCGCTGGATCCGTGAGGCCGACGATGGCGATCATGTCCGCCTGGCCTTCGACAAGCCGGGCACGTGGTCCCTGAAGTACAACATGGTCTGGGATGATCTTTTGGGATTGGACTTGTTCCCCGAGGCGGTCGAGGCCAAGGAGGTGGCGCATTACCGCAAGGTGGCGCAGCGCTACGGGGTTCCCCTCGATAGCCGCATGACCTACACGAAGCTCGACTGGATCTCGTGGGTGGCCGCGCTGGCCGAGGACGACGAGAGCTTCCGGGCGCTGATGCTGCCCGTGCATCGCTTCCTGCACGAGACACCTGACCGTGTACCCATGACGGATCGCTACTGGACCACTACGGGCGAGTGGCGTTCGTACGCGGCGCGCTCGGTGGTGGGTGGGGTGTTCATGAAGTTGCTCAAAGAAAGCATGCGCGGGCGCTGAGGCCTCGGCCGTGTCCACGCGCCATTCTGGGCGCGTACGGGGAGAGGTGGCCGTGTGCCGTAACCTCTGGCTGCCCGCAGGCGACGGAACCCGGGCGTGCCTGTCGCGGTTTGTGCCCCTGACGCCTCTGCTCTTGCGCCAAGTCCAGTATTTGAGCCAGGAAT encodes the following:
- a CDS encoding DUF4965 domain-containing protein; translated protein: MIIARARLWVGYLLMLTVGASRARAQEAPFRPPAFPLVALDPYLSLWMQDEVPTRAEAVHWSQSPVPVRSLVSLDGKVYRLMGKAPGFVPAARTTSAQVTPTRTLFRYTQDGVELELAFLTPTLPENLDLVSRPVTYVVWRLTAKDGKPHDVSIYFDISGLATVNDHDQAVTWQERQLHGLTVLRMGSATQAVLAKSGDERRIDWGHLFVAVPTAAHRGVFAGKSEASLMAFAEGKPLPKTGAEGQGLAVKEVRPVMAFELPLALSATKPAEAHVTLAYDDIFSVEFLGQRLEGYWKTKFFGIESLLLASEAERPALEARCEAYDRELMSRAQRAGGREYAELCALAHRQTMAAHKVVRGPGGEPFAFSKENWSNGSMGTVDVFYPAAPYFLTLNPELLKAQMTPIFVYAASGRWRWPYAPHDVGTYPLGNGQTYGGGEASEDRQMPVEESGNMLILSYAIAKREGHARYASRFWSRLSLWAEYLLAKGYDPENQLSTDDFAGHLAHNTNLSVKAILGLASYGALCKMRGLDARAQVFHKAASAMARRWIREADDGDHVRLAFDKPGTWSLKYNMVWDDLLGLDLFPEAVEAKEVAHYRKVAQRYGVPLDSRMTYTKLDWISWVAALAEDDESFRALMLPVHRFLHETPDRVPMTDRYWTTTGEWRSYAARSVVGGVFMKLLKESMRGR